In Paenibacillus sp. BIC5C1, a genomic segment contains:
- a CDS encoding EamA family transporter: MKYYLSVLAGAMSYGILSTIVVLAYGEGYKLGEVVGTQLITGFILSWMLALYSKFRMKRKSQADGKPSAAVAKALQKLTWKQRLLLMAAGTPTVITGLVYYQSLRYIPASLAIILLFQFTWISVLIQAVSKRQRPDKVTFLTLIILFGGTLLAAGFLEQGLGEFNGLGIALGLMAAVSYSLFVLFSGKAVPTAHPAFRSAWMVTGGLVLLCILFPPTFLFNGLIWSQLLVFGLLLGFFGAFIPPVLFAVGVPHIGGDMAGILGAVELPIAVLLSSIVLHEHVSALQWIGVIIVLIGVALPEIYKLRMRRSRNTPIYS; encoded by the coding sequence ATGAAATATTATCTGTCCGTTCTCGCAGGAGCGATGAGCTATGGCATATTATCCACAATTGTGGTTCTGGCTTACGGCGAAGGGTACAAACTTGGAGAGGTCGTGGGCACACAGCTGATCACGGGCTTCATCCTGTCCTGGATGCTGGCATTATATTCGAAGTTTAGAATGAAACGGAAGTCACAGGCAGATGGAAAACCATCAGCGGCCGTGGCAAAAGCGCTTCAGAAATTAACGTGGAAGCAGCGTTTGCTGTTGATGGCTGCAGGGACGCCGACGGTTATTACCGGTCTTGTCTATTATCAGTCTTTGCGGTATATTCCCGCGTCACTGGCCATTATTCTTTTGTTCCAATTTACGTGGATTAGCGTATTGATTCAGGCCGTGAGCAAACGTCAGCGTCCTGACAAAGTAACATTCCTAACTTTGATTATCCTGTTTGGCGGCACATTGCTGGCAGCTGGTTTTCTGGAACAAGGACTCGGAGAGTTTAACGGCTTGGGTATAGCGCTTGGCTTGATGGCAGCTGTAAGTTACTCCTTGTTTGTGCTGTTTAGTGGTAAAGCCGTTCCAACAGCACATCCGGCTTTTCGCAGTGCCTGGATGGTTACCGGGGGTCTGGTCTTGCTGTGCATTCTGTTCCCACCGACATTCCTGTTTAACGGGTTGATTTGGAGTCAACTTCTTGTTTTCGGATTGTTGCTTGGTTTCTTCGGAGCTTTTATTCCACCAGTACTGTTCGCAGTAGGTGTGCCTCATATTGGTGGCGACATGGCCGGAATTCTTGGTGCGGTTGAGCTCCCAATCGCTGTCCTGCTCTCATCCATTGTGCTTCACGAGCATGTGAGCGCATTGCAATGGATCGGGGTTATCATAGTGCTGATTGGTGTAGCGCTGCCAGAGATCTATAAGTTACGGATGAGACGAAGTCGAAATACACCTATATATTCCTGA
- a CDS encoding cupredoxin domain-containing protein, whose translation MKSWISKTWPWLTLGITVVVLLGSFMVYFMGKDMSPGSGSAVTAKAETPEDLKGYEVVDVNVSNDGFEPNVIEVKAGVPTKINFILTRKVTHVKSVAADKLGMDLYMQKGNNYYTVDKDVQPGEYEIHCGMYMIYGTIKVI comes from the coding sequence ATGAAAAGCTGGATTAGCAAAACCTGGCCTTGGCTTACGCTGGGAATTACTGTAGTTGTGCTGCTTGGATCTTTTATGGTGTATTTTATGGGCAAGGACATGTCCCCAGGCTCAGGAAGTGCCGTGACGGCCAAAGCCGAGACGCCGGAGGACTTGAAGGGATATGAAGTTGTTGATGTTAATGTAAGTAACGACGGCTTTGAACCTAATGTTATTGAAGTTAAAGCCGGGGTTCCAACCAAAATTAACTTTATCCTTACTCGTAAGGTTACGCATGTTAAATCGGTAGCGGCTGACAAGCTGGGCATGGATCTTTACATGCAAAAAGGAAACAACTACTATACTGTAGACAAGGATGTCCAACCTGGTGAATATGAAATTCACTGCGGTATGTACATGATCTACGGAACAATTAAGGTCATATAG
- a CDS encoding SDR family oxidoreductase, producing MKALFIGGTGTISTAITDQLAKQGCELYLINRGNQNDNLPAQIKVLQADINDEARVAELIADLEFDVVADFIAFVPSQLERDYRLFKDKTKQFIFISSASAYQTPLADYRITEGTPLSNPYWEYSRNKIACEDYLMKLYREEGFPVTIVRPSHTYSERSVPLGVHGAEGSWQVLKRIRENKPVLIHGDGTSLWTITHNRDFAKGFIGLMGNIHAIGESVHITSDESVTWNQIYEIIAGVLGVKLHAVHVSSEFLAACSDQDLRGGLLGDKANTVVFDNSKLKRLVPEFVATIRADQGIRSTIEYILAHPELQTEDPEFDAWCDKVVGVLDEALLKIRDEK from the coding sequence ATGAAAGCGCTATTTATTGGAGGAACAGGTACCATCAGTACAGCAATTACCGATCAGCTTGCGAAGCAAGGCTGTGAGCTTTATTTGATCAACCGGGGAAATCAAAATGATAATTTGCCTGCTCAAATCAAAGTGCTGCAAGCCGATATTAACGATGAAGCACGGGTTGCAGAGCTGATTGCCGACCTGGAGTTCGATGTTGTCGCAGACTTTATCGCATTTGTACCTTCTCAGCTGGAGAGAGATTACCGTTTGTTTAAGGATAAAACGAAGCAGTTTATATTTATCAGTTCGGCATCTGCATACCAGACACCGCTTGCTGATTATCGGATCACAGAAGGTACGCCATTATCCAATCCGTATTGGGAATATTCGCGCAACAAAATTGCATGTGAAGATTATTTGATGAAACTGTATCGTGAAGAAGGATTTCCAGTGACCATTGTGCGTCCAAGCCATACGTATAGTGAACGTTCTGTGCCTCTCGGTGTACACGGGGCAGAGGGAAGCTGGCAGGTCCTCAAGCGCATACGTGAAAACAAACCTGTCCTCATTCATGGAGATGGCACATCGCTCTGGACCATAACGCATAACCGTGATTTTGCCAAAGGATTTATTGGCCTTATGGGCAACATTCACGCCATTGGTGAATCGGTACATATTACCTCGGACGAGTCAGTAACCTGGAATCAGATCTATGAAATTATCGCAGGAGTGCTTGGTGTCAAACTTCATGCGGTTCATGTATCTTCCGAATTTTTGGCTGCATGCAGTGATCAGGATCTTCGAGGCGGTCTGCTGGGAGACAAGGCGAATACGGTTGTATTTGATAACAGTAAATTAAAAAGGCTTGTTCCGGAATTTGTGGCAACGATTCGGGCCGATCAAGGAATCCGGAGTACGATAGAATATATTCTTGCACATCCTGAATTGCAGACCGAAGATCCTGAATTTGATGCATGGTGTGACAAGGTGGTCGGAGTATTGGACGAGGCGTTGTTGAAAATCAGAGATGAGAAGTGA
- a CDS encoding prolyl oligopeptidase family serine peptidase, with product MSQTGHRLVKEITKTVNLNYLLHIPEKEEPLAADQKWPVILFLHGAGERGNDLEMLKAHGVPLIADQDKSFPFIVISPQCPVDEFWGMHREAIMALLEHVLENEAADPKRVYLTGLSMGGYGTWDLPLFNSNTFAALAPVCGGADPSKAEELRNIPIWAFHGAKDDVVYVTESEKIVHALEALNADVKLTIYPEGDHDAWTETYNNPELYKWFLSHSL from the coding sequence ATGTCCCAAACCGGACATCGACTGGTAAAGGAAATCACCAAAACCGTCAATTTGAACTATTTGCTGCACATTCCTGAGAAGGAGGAACCACTTGCTGCAGACCAGAAATGGCCTGTCATATTGTTTCTTCATGGTGCTGGGGAACGCGGTAATGATCTGGAAATGCTTAAAGCACACGGGGTTCCGCTTATTGCCGATCAGGACAAAAGTTTCCCGTTTATCGTGATTTCACCGCAATGTCCAGTGGACGAATTTTGGGGTATGCATCGCGAAGCTATCATGGCCCTTCTGGAACATGTTTTGGAGAACGAAGCTGCTGACCCGAAACGGGTGTATCTTACAGGTCTGAGTATGGGCGGGTATGGTACTTGGGATCTGCCACTGTTTAATTCCAATACATTTGCTGCATTGGCTCCTGTATGTGGGGGAGCGGATCCTTCCAAAGCGGAAGAACTGCGTAATATACCGATCTGGGCGTTCCATGGGGCCAAGGATGACGTCGTTTATGTAACGGAATCCGAAAAGATTGTTCATGCGCTTGAAGCGTTGAACGCGGATGTGAAGCTGACGATATACCCTGAAGGCGATCACGATGCTTGGACGGAAACTTATAACAACCCGGAATTGTACAAGTGGTTTCTCAGCCATTCGTTATAA
- a CDS encoding fibronectin type III domain-containing protein — MKKSEKRIKKQAEQLTKVVLAFALLSPQALLVEWGSTAIMAEAVETISIVSDTSSMKAVQSSKVKVEMNSDGKYRIVLLPNTNVFYGGDTGNVSTIIDHNGTPINFKSLPLNYYRINNNVIEMSRQKDNVEYILRVSIVNATSQGGYMKVELEAINRSGSTLNLGGTFYWDTMVNGNDASPFEVIENGWRNYSGGVQVTAFYANTYNVVDADRIYMGQYNSPDNAQLTGGSSPSSFTPGQTVTATDTAAQFWWNGKATANQTSRKFSTIVGIGPKNAPPSFALSAPSSGQTYYKGEQLQISGTTRDTDVGDLLTVKWSIDGGTENILTQMTATGSNQSFNTNYTLPDTLADGAHTLQVWVMDDKGGVSSAGTVNFTVKSFVVPGTPTFTSVNNNNLTVNWDKKANDASVRYELKNVTTNQSFDTGTTNSRQVTGLTPNTQYSFAVRAKNTVDSYTGYSSPASKFTLANAPSDAAVSQSGNFVTASWNNNGNPAGTNYRTEIRNSVGQVLASGTTSSTRTELALTGLADGLYNVYVAALNGEGIQTAFTSAGQITKDTTGPTAPLIAVNPSSWTKEDVLVTITAGSDALSGVQKTEYKLGIGGEWKEYTAPITVASEGNTLIIARSIDAFGNTGQEASVTARVDRTAPTPPVISLNPPEWTHSAVTVTLTAGTDEASGVGVTQYRLGGEGTWVDYREPFTINTEGNTEIQARSVDRAFNVSASTSATARIDKTGPDEPKIILSDDEWTNQDVSFEITSGEDTGSGLAKSQYRLNEQGPWIDYTGEVKVTEEGQTTVYARSLDKVGNVSTIAKALIRLDKTAPTEPVITLSQSGWSKEAVQFTVAGSVDEHAISYEYSLNGAPYIAGTSGTVSSNGPNVIRARARDAVGNVSKEISRTAYVDLVAPTITFTPNGQGWSDTNLSATIQYEDSDSGIDEISRLYSVSNSTVSPDNWNEARSNEPVISIESEGIWYIHAKTMDVAGNTYETVSAPYQIQRKPQQPGNASVTQISETSAELTWDLPTGEWYTNGYQYEIINHTTGQSWTLDYPKHTLVDHSLSGGQAYDYEVRVRNNTGISDAVTVRALTIPAAPGSLQIRKVDFQPELAEVHFDSVQGATAYRISAATSDGRIVFDQTISDSSNLPYITNLVPGSIHTISVTALNESGAGESSRAGFLTLPAAPGEFAAVQIREQEISLGWQTVTSATYYSLSRSGEGIYEGLETQYVDAGLDSGTEYSYELLAANETGEGPVTSLQKLMTLPGAIESLSIDNATTTSMRLSWDPVRGAERYEVFVNGEKRETLLAGTHEYLLTGLTAGTLVQVDVQAGNGSGQGQSNRVSGTTLPESPSGLHFVQPTEAGATLRWDAVPGATKYRVVVEGQSYEISDTQLEVHQLSASRHYTYQVEAGNAAGYGAPTSGELLTLPTRPEGLKVTRTDETSIGVEWESVNTAESYIVNINGTEVGRTSGLAYTAEELLPGMEYLVEVQAVNMSGVGQSASLIRLSKPASPSEIVVEPGVHKANLSWAAVAGASEYVIQQGNKEIYRGTELMTLISGLEDGTIHHYTLVAVNRQGTPSEATGISILTLPEKPVEIKASEVSESSLSLDFTKTGVKGADEYIIERNGREIARMDASEARFVDENLSPGTKYTYKIRAVNASGTGASLTYGITTQTLPLSSDGITVNKGTHYFDLAWEAVKGAAAYEIRNQTTGEVQTVSEPSAHLASLMDGTTYTFELTVMNEDGHRSSPVQVLLLTKPISPQTASIAAVTDQSATLDLSGSATRGAEQLIILRDDLEIDRIPADSISYVDNDLTPGERYTYTVKTSNASGDSDAGFDVQLRTLPATITETLHPDVIEETEAVIKWKKVKGAEGYIVMIADDEFITITESDLTEVTLNGLTSAAQYDQVQIVPFNTAGNGSPMIIAPFFTLPHVDSVEMNLYPETDHARLEWDFPYSNETFVILMDGIELYRGKQKEYIVNELQGGTNYSIELYTENDQGDTSHKLEYTLLTKPEAPKKVEYRSTQDSIQLQFEKSRVKGAEQFIIERDGAEVGRVSIDEPYYEDRGLEPGVNYVYTIKTVNASGKSEVGFNLTAVTLPGKIPSPPQVEERTQYGADIVWDMIPGAAGYRIYQEEELIETTMETSIHVTELKSAQRYSDFSIVPFNEAGDGETVNVPEFETLPSEKFTVSAITQSTSSIALSWKLESLNETIVLSSSGREIYRGKDRSFIWTGLTGGQRYDVILWTENSAGEKSESQQATAVTMPYPPSSGSGAGLPVTSSKPENAQSGATQPVQNDKAETAAKKEVKFIDIGQTFNKDQIIWLAEQSIIQGVSETRFEPRRPITRAEFTALIVRLMGVDTSAEYQHAFRDVNDQDWFAPEIEAAVSRGMVHGMGNGKFAPYALVTREQASKIIANVIRKIKPEPTTSRRAFTDQMDVSDWAKEEVEELAGMYMLTGYEDGSFRPMQHLSRSEAAALIFRLNKLIRIIDENQTMEEENRTMDDKGTIIDIDGKVNTSKTDMNDLN, encoded by the coding sequence TTGAAGAAATCTGAGAAGCGTATTAAAAAACAGGCCGAGCAGCTTACCAAAGTGGTACTGGCATTTGCCCTGCTGTCACCCCAAGCCTTGCTGGTCGAATGGGGCTCAACGGCCATTATGGCTGAAGCTGTGGAAACCATCAGTATTGTATCCGATACTTCCAGCATGAAGGCTGTTCAATCCTCCAAGGTAAAAGTGGAAATGAATAGTGATGGCAAATATAGAATTGTGCTGCTTCCAAATACAAACGTATTCTACGGTGGCGATACAGGGAATGTATCCACCATTATTGATCATAACGGAACACCCATTAATTTTAAGTCGTTGCCCCTTAACTATTATCGGATCAATAACAATGTAATTGAAATGTCCAGGCAGAAAGACAATGTAGAGTATATTTTGCGTGTATCTATCGTTAATGCTACATCTCAGGGCGGTTATATGAAGGTGGAATTGGAGGCTATTAACCGCAGCGGCTCTACGCTGAATCTGGGAGGTACGTTCTATTGGGATACGATGGTGAATGGCAACGATGCTTCTCCGTTTGAAGTGATTGAGAACGGATGGCGCAATTACAGTGGCGGTGTTCAGGTAACCGCTTTTTATGCTAACACGTATAACGTCGTGGACGCGGATCGCATTTACATGGGACAGTACAATAGCCCGGACAATGCGCAGCTAACAGGTGGTTCCTCTCCATCTTCTTTTACGCCAGGGCAGACTGTTACCGCAACGGATACCGCTGCGCAGTTCTGGTGGAACGGCAAAGCAACCGCGAACCAAACTTCACGCAAATTTTCGACGATTGTGGGGATTGGTCCCAAAAATGCACCGCCTTCATTTGCACTATCGGCCCCTTCTTCGGGTCAAACCTATTACAAAGGGGAACAGCTTCAAATTTCCGGTACAACCCGGGATACGGATGTGGGAGATCTTCTGACTGTCAAATGGTCGATCGACGGAGGCACTGAAAACATTCTGACACAGATGACGGCTACAGGTTCCAATCAGTCATTTAATACGAATTACACATTGCCGGATACGCTCGCAGATGGCGCACATACGTTGCAGGTGTGGGTTATGGATGACAAGGGAGGAGTCTCCTCAGCAGGCACGGTCAATTTCACGGTGAAAAGTTTCGTTGTTCCGGGAACACCGACATTTACATCGGTTAACAATAATAATCTGACCGTGAACTGGGACAAGAAGGCAAATGATGCTTCTGTGAGGTATGAATTGAAAAATGTAACGACGAATCAGAGCTTCGATACTGGTACAACAAATAGTCGGCAAGTGACCGGACTTACACCGAATACTCAATATTCTTTTGCTGTGCGCGCCAAAAATACAGTCGATTCGTATACGGGATATTCAAGTCCAGCTAGCAAATTTACACTAGCAAATGCACCAAGCGATGCAGCTGTAAGCCAATCAGGAAACTTCGTTACGGCTAGTTGGAACAACAATGGCAATCCTGCTGGAACGAATTACAGAACGGAAATACGTAACTCCGTCGGACAAGTGCTTGCATCGGGTACAACTTCATCAACTCGTACTGAACTTGCGTTAACTGGACTTGCTGACGGATTATATAACGTATATGTAGCAGCACTGAATGGAGAAGGCATACAGACTGCATTTACCTCTGCAGGTCAGATCACAAAGGACACAACCGGTCCCACTGCCCCCTTGATAGCAGTAAATCCTTCTTCTTGGACCAAGGAAGATGTCCTGGTTACGATTACAGCAGGCTCGGATGCCTTAAGTGGTGTACAAAAGACTGAGTACAAGCTGGGGATTGGAGGAGAATGGAAGGAATACACTGCTCCCATCACGGTTGCTTCTGAAGGAAACACACTCATTATTGCACGCAGTATAGATGCATTTGGCAATACAGGACAGGAGGCTTCTGTTACAGCGCGAGTGGACCGTACAGCTCCGACGCCTCCCGTCATCTCGTTAAATCCTCCGGAATGGACCCACTCTGCAGTAACCGTGACGTTAACGGCAGGTACCGATGAAGCAAGTGGGGTGGGTGTTACGCAGTATAGGCTTGGAGGGGAAGGGACTTGGGTCGATTATCGAGAGCCATTCACCATTAATACGGAAGGAAACACCGAGATTCAGGCGCGAAGTGTGGATCGGGCCTTTAATGTCAGTGCTTCAACTTCAGCCACTGCCCGGATCGATAAGACAGGGCCTGATGAGCCCAAGATTATACTTAGTGATGATGAATGGACGAATCAGGATGTGTCCTTTGAAATAACCAGTGGTGAAGATACAGGCAGTGGACTTGCCAAAAGCCAATATCGCCTTAACGAACAAGGCCCCTGGATCGATTACACCGGAGAAGTGAAGGTTACCGAAGAAGGACAAACCACAGTATATGCACGCTCACTTGATAAGGTAGGAAATGTAAGCACTATAGCGAAAGCACTAATTCGACTGGACAAGACCGCTCCAACAGAGCCGGTTATTACATTAAGTCAGTCCGGCTGGAGCAAGGAAGCTGTACAATTTACGGTTGCTGGCAGCGTAGATGAACATGCCATTTCGTATGAATATAGTTTGAATGGTGCCCCGTATATTGCAGGAACCTCCGGCACAGTGAGTTCAAACGGCCCCAACGTAATTCGAGCCAGAGCGAGAGACGCTGTTGGAAACGTTAGCAAGGAGATCAGTCGTACGGCTTATGTCGATCTGGTCGCTCCAACGATTACATTTACACCGAATGGACAGGGTTGGAGTGACACTAATCTATCTGCTACCATTCAATATGAAGATTCTGATTCGGGTATAGATGAAATTTCACGATTGTACAGTGTAAGCAACAGTACCGTATCGCCAGACAATTGGAATGAAGCTCGCTCGAATGAGCCTGTAATTTCAATTGAATCCGAAGGCATTTGGTATATTCATGCCAAAACAATGGATGTGGCAGGGAATACATATGAGACCGTATCAGCACCTTATCAGATCCAGCGCAAGCCACAACAGCCGGGAAATGCGAGCGTTACACAGATCAGTGAAACTTCGGCAGAACTTACGTGGGATTTGCCCACCGGAGAATGGTACACCAACGGGTATCAGTATGAAATTATAAACCATACGACAGGCCAGTCTTGGACGCTGGATTATCCTAAACATACGCTCGTTGATCATTCCCTCAGTGGTGGGCAAGCCTATGATTATGAAGTGAGAGTTCGAAACAATACGGGTATAAGTGATGCAGTTACAGTCCGTGCACTGACAATTCCTGCGGCTCCGGGATCATTACAAATTCGAAAAGTTGATTTCCAGCCTGAGCTGGCAGAAGTGCATTTCGATTCGGTTCAAGGAGCTACTGCGTACCGTATATCAGCTGCAACTTCGGATGGAAGAATTGTTTTTGACCAGACGATCTCCGATTCTTCCAATCTCCCGTACATTACCAATTTGGTCCCGGGGAGCATTCATACGATTTCGGTCACAGCTCTGAATGAGAGTGGTGCAGGAGAAAGCAGCAGGGCGGGATTCCTGACATTGCCTGCAGCACCCGGTGAATTTGCAGCAGTGCAGATTCGGGAGCAAGAGATCTCTCTGGGATGGCAGACGGTAACTTCAGCTACGTATTACAGCCTTTCACGCAGTGGAGAAGGAATCTACGAAGGATTGGAAACGCAGTATGTGGACGCAGGTCTGGATAGTGGAACAGAGTATAGCTATGAATTGCTGGCCGCAAACGAGACAGGAGAAGGCCCGGTAACAAGCTTGCAGAAGCTGATGACATTGCCGGGGGCCATTGAAAGCCTGAGTATAGATAATGCGACAACAACGAGCATGCGTCTCAGTTGGGATCCTGTAAGAGGCGCGGAGCGATACGAAGTCTTTGTGAATGGGGAAAAGCGTGAGACGCTGCTTGCTGGAACCCATGAATATCTGCTAACTGGATTGACCGCGGGAACGTTGGTTCAGGTGGATGTTCAGGCTGGCAATGGAAGTGGACAAGGTCAATCCAATCGAGTATCTGGAACGACGCTTCCCGAGAGTCCTTCAGGTCTTCACTTTGTACAGCCGACTGAAGCAGGAGCAACACTCAGATGGGATGCAGTACCCGGAGCTACGAAGTACCGGGTCGTTGTTGAGGGTCAGAGTTATGAGATATCAGATACCCAGCTTGAAGTCCATCAGTTATCAGCCAGTCGCCACTACACGTATCAAGTGGAGGCCGGAAATGCCGCTGGTTATGGTGCACCCACAAGCGGTGAGCTGCTTACTTTGCCAACCAGACCTGAAGGACTCAAAGTGACACGTACAGATGAAACAAGTATTGGAGTAGAATGGGAATCTGTAAATACAGCTGAATCCTATATTGTGAATATCAATGGGACCGAAGTAGGTCGAACTTCTGGACTTGCCTATACGGCTGAAGAATTGTTGCCAGGCATGGAGTATTTAGTGGAAGTACAGGCCGTGAACATGTCTGGAGTCGGTCAGTCCGCCAGCTTGATTCGATTATCCAAACCAGCATCGCCTTCAGAGATCGTAGTTGAACCTGGGGTTCATAAAGCCAACTTGTCATGGGCCGCGGTAGCAGGTGCCTCGGAGTATGTAATTCAACAGGGGAACAAAGAGATTTACCGTGGAACAGAGCTTATGACCCTTATTTCAGGACTTGAGGATGGAACGATCCATCATTACACACTTGTTGCAGTGAACAGACAAGGGACCCCATCCGAAGCGACAGGTATATCCATACTGACATTGCCAGAGAAACCAGTTGAGATTAAGGCATCGGAAGTGTCGGAAAGCAGTCTTAGTCTGGATTTTACCAAAACAGGGGTAAAAGGTGCAGACGAATACATCATTGAACGCAATGGACGAGAAATTGCTCGCATGGATGCGAGTGAAGCCCGATTCGTAGATGAGAATTTGTCGCCAGGCACGAAATATACATACAAGATCCGGGCGGTTAATGCAAGTGGTACAGGTGCTTCCCTTACCTATGGAATAACAACTCAAACGCTGCCACTATCCTCAGATGGGATTACAGTGAACAAAGGAACTCACTATTTTGATCTGGCGTGGGAAGCAGTAAAGGGAGCCGCCGCATATGAAATACGCAATCAGACAACGGGGGAAGTACAGACTGTGTCCGAACCATCGGCTCATCTCGCCAGTTTAATGGATGGCACAACGTATACGTTTGAACTTACTGTTATGAATGAGGATGGTCACCGTTCTTCTCCTGTTCAGGTTCTTTTGTTGACCAAGCCCATATCCCCACAAACAGCAAGTATTGCTGCGGTAACCGATCAATCGGCAACGCTGGATCTGAGTGGCAGCGCCACACGAGGCGCGGAACAGTTGATCATTTTGCGAGATGATCTTGAAATCGACCGCATTCCGGCTGACAGTATTTCTTATGTCGACAATGACCTGACGCCGGGGGAGAGATACACCTATACGGTTAAGACTTCGAATGCTTCCGGCGATAGCGATGCGGGATTTGATGTTCAATTGCGTACACTTCCTGCAACAATTACGGAAACACTGCATCCAGATGTGATTGAAGAAACGGAGGCAGTGATTAAATGGAAAAAGGTTAAAGGGGCAGAGGGGTACATTGTAATGATAGCCGATGATGAATTCATAACCATTACAGAGAGTGATTTGACTGAGGTTACTCTTAATGGACTTACCAGCGCAGCTCAATATGATCAAGTACAGATCGTTCCTTTTAATACGGCGGGGAATGGAAGTCCGATGATCATTGCTCCATTTTTCACGCTGCCTCATGTCGATTCTGTTGAGATGAATCTATATCCGGAGACGGATCATGCCAGACTGGAGTGGGATTTTCCTTATTCCAACGAAACGTTTGTGATTCTAATGGATGGTATCGAGCTGTATAGAGGTAAACAAAAAGAATATATCGTAAATGAACTGCAGGGTGGAACGAACTACTCCATCGAACTGTATACCGAGAACGACCAGGGGGATACATCACATAAGCTTGAGTATACGCTGTTGACCAAACCGGAAGCTCCTAAGAAAGTGGAATATCGTTCGACACAGGATAGCATACAACTTCAGTTCGAAAAGAGCCGTGTCAAGGGGGCCGAGCAATTCATCATTGAACGTGACGGTGCGGAGGTCGGCCGAGTGTCTATTGACGAGCCTTATTACGAGGACCGGGGGCTTGAGCCAGGTGTGAATTATGTGTATACCATTAAAACCGTTAATGCTTCCGGTAAGAGTGAGGTCGGTTTCAATCTAACAGCAGTAACACTGCCTGGAAAAATTCCTTCTCCACCTCAAGTGGAAGAACGTACTCAGTATGGCGCAGATATTGTATGGGATATGATTCCTGGTGCAGCAGGCTATCGCATCTATCAGGAAGAAGAATTGATTGAGACAACAATGGAAACATCGATACATGTAACTGAATTGAAAAGTGCCCAGCGCTATTCCGACTTTTCTATTGTGCCTTTTAATGAGGCGGGAGACGGAGAGACAGTCAATGTACCTGAGTTCGAGACATTGCCATCAGAAAAATTCACTGTTTCAGCGATCACCCAGAGCACAAGCAGCATTGCGTTGAGTTGGAAGCTGGAATCCTTGAATGAAACGATCGTGCTTTCCAGTAGTGGGCGGGAGATTTATCGCGGAAAGGATCGAAGCTTCATCTGGACAGGATTAACGGGTGGGCAGCGCTATGATGTCATATTGTGGACTGAAAATTCAGCTGGGGAAAAAAGTGAAAGCCAGCAGGCCACGGCTGTAACTATGCCGTATCCACCATCAAGCGGAAGTGGAGCCGGTTTACCTGTAACTTCCTCCAAACCGGAGAATGCCCAGTCCGGAGCAACTCAACCTGTGCAAAATGACAAAGCGGAAACAGCAGCCAAGAAAGAGGTCAAGTTCATTGATATTGGTCAAACATTCAATAAAGATCAGATTATATGGCTGGCAGAGCAAAGTATCATTCAAGGTGTAAGTGAAACCCGCTTCGAACCCCGTCGCCCCATTACAAGAGCTGAGTTCACAGCACTTATTGTGCGATTAATGGGGGTGGACACGTCTGCTGAATATCAGCATGCTTTTCGGGATGTGAACGATCAGGATTGGTTTGCTCCAGAGATCGAAGCAGCCGTAAGTCGTGGTATGGTACATGGCATGGGGAATGGTAAGTTTGCTCCATATGCGCTGGTAACACGGGAACAGGCATCGAAGATCATTGCGAATGTTATTCGCAAAATCAAGCCAGAACCCACAACTTCACGTCGTGCCTTTACGGATCAGATGGATGTGTCCGATTGGGCCAAAGAAGAGGTTGAAGAGCTTGCTGGAATGTACATGCTTACCGGGTACGAAGACGGAAGTTTCCGACCCATGCAGCACCTAAGCAGATCCGAGGCGGCAGCCCTGATCTTCCGACTGAACAAACTGATTCGTATTATTGATGAGAACCAAACTATGGAAGAAGAGAACCGAACTATGGATGATAAAGGAACGATTATTGACATAGACGGTAAGGTTAACACGTCAAAAACGGATATGAACGACCTGAATTAA